From a region of the Methylomonas rapida genome:
- a CDS encoding fumarylacetoacetate hydrolase family protein, giving the protein MKLVTCIFNGQTVVGACVDDGVVVATGHIEHADNMLALLSAGEAGLQAMRGLIASGQHRVGLDQVKLLAPIPRPGKFLGIGLNYADHISETGRDKPDYPTFFTKQSTCVIGNGAAIHVPDISEKVDYEGELAFVIGQRCKHVPVERAHEMIAGYTICNDVTVRDWQQRTPTWTLGKSFDTHGPMGPWLVTADEIPDPHNLSLKTWVDDELRQNASTGEMIFNCYEMVAYLSQAMTLEPGDVISTGTPAGVGVKMKPRGYLKPGQTVRIEIEGIGMLTNPVIAEPAGFCVQ; this is encoded by the coding sequence ATGAAACTGGTTACATGCATTTTTAACGGGCAGACAGTCGTTGGCGCCTGCGTCGATGATGGCGTGGTGGTCGCTACCGGCCATATCGAGCATGCCGACAACATGCTGGCACTTTTATCTGCGGGCGAAGCCGGCCTGCAAGCCATGCGGGGCTTGATCGCGTCGGGCCAGCACCGCGTAGGCTTGGATCAGGTGAAATTATTGGCGCCGATTCCAAGACCGGGCAAATTTCTCGGCATTGGCCTCAATTATGCCGATCATATCAGCGAAACCGGACGCGACAAACCGGACTATCCGACCTTTTTTACCAAGCAAAGCACTTGTGTCATCGGTAATGGCGCAGCGATTCATGTGCCCGACATCTCCGAAAAGGTCGATTATGAAGGCGAATTGGCGTTTGTGATTGGCCAGCGTTGCAAACACGTACCGGTGGAAAGGGCGCATGAAATGATCGCCGGTTACACGATTTGCAATGACGTCACCGTGCGCGACTGGCAGCAGCGCACGCCGACCTGGACGCTGGGCAAGTCTTTCGATACTCACGGGCCGATGGGGCCGTGGCTGGTCACGGCCGACGAAATCCCAGATCCGCACAATCTGAGTCTGAAAACCTGGGTGGACGACGAATTGCGGCAAAACGCCAGCACTGGCGAGATGATTTTCAATTGCTATGAAATGGTAGCTTATTTGAGCCAGGCTATGACCTTGGAGCCGGGGGATGTGATCAGCACCGGCACGCCGGCCGGCGTTGGTGTCAAAATGAAGCCGCGCGGCTATTTGAAGCCAGGGCAGACGGTACGGATAGAAATCGAGGGCATAGGCATGTTGACAAACCCGGTCATTGCGGAGCCGGCGGGATTTTGCGTGCAATAG